From Columba livia isolate bColLiv1 breed racing homer chromosome 7, bColLiv1.pat.W.v2, whole genome shotgun sequence, one genomic window encodes:
- the HNRNPA3 gene encoding heterogeneous nuclear ribonucleoprotein A3 isoform X5 gives MAAIKEEREVEDYKRKGRRSSQQKYRRLNKGHEPKEPEQLRKLFIGGLSFETTDDSLREHFEKWGTLTDCVVMRDPQTKRSRGFGFVTYSCVEEVDAAMSARPHKVDGRVVEPKRAVSREDSVKPGAHLTVKKIFVGGIKEDTEEYNLREYFEKYGKIETIEVMEDRQSGKKRGFAFVTFDDHDTVDKIVVQKYHTINGHNCEVKKALSKQEMQTASSQRGRGGGSGNFMGRGNFGGGGGNFGRGGNFGGRGGYGGGGGGGGSRGSFGGGDGYNGFGDGGNYGGGPGYGSRGGYGGGGGPGYGNPGGGYGGGGGGYDGYNEGGNFGGGNYGGSGNYNDFGNYSGQQQSNYGPMKGGGSFGGRSSGSPYGGGYGSGSGSGGYGGRRF, from the exons GGCCACGAGCCAAAGGAGCCAGAGCAGTTGAGAAAGCTGTTCATTGGAGGTCTGAGCTTTGAAACAACAGATGACAGCTTGAGAGAGCACTTTGAAAAATGGGGCACACTCACGGACTGTGTG GTGATGAGAGACCCACAAACAAAACGTTCCAGAGGCTTCGGCTTTGTGACTTACTCTTGTGTGGAGGAGGTGGATGCTGCCATGAGTGCTCGACCACATAAGGTTGATGGCCGTGTGGTTGAACCAAAGAGAGCAGTTTCGAGGGAG GATTCTGTAAAGCCTGGGGCACATCTTacagtaaagaaaatatttgttggTGGAATTAAAGAAGATACAGAAGAATACAATTTAAGGGAGTACTTTGAGAAATACGGCAAGATCGAAACCATAGAAGTCATGGAGGACAGGCAAAGCGGAAAGAAAAGAGGCTTCGCTTTTGTAACTTTTGATGATCATGATACAGTTGATAAAATTGTTG TTCAGAAATATCATACTATAAATGGACATAACTGTGAAGTGAAAAAAGCACTCTCAAAACAAGAGATGCAGACTGCTAGCTCTCAGAGAG GTCGTGGGGGTGGCTCAGGCAATTTCATGGGTCGTGGAAACTTCGGAGGTGGTGGAGGGAACTTTGGCCGAGGAGGAAACTTCGGTGGAAGAG GAGGCTAtgggggtggtggtggcggTGGTGGGAGCAGAGGAAGCTTTGGGGGTGGTGACGGATACAATGGATTTGGTGATG GTGGCAACTATGGAGGTGGTCCTGGCTATGGCAGCAGAGGAGGGTATGGTGGTGGAGGAGGACCAGGGTATGGAAACCCAGGTGGTGGATatggaggtggaggaggaggataCGATGGCTACAACGAGGGAGGAAATTTTGGAGGTG gTAATTATGGTGGAAGTGGAAACTACAATGATTTTGGCAATTACAGTGGACAACAGCAGTCTAACTATGGTCCCATGAAAGGTGGTGGCAGCTTTGGTGGCAGAAGTTCAGGCAGTCCCTATGGTG GTGGTTATGGATCTGGAAGTGGAAGTGGGGGCTATGGTGGTAGAAGATTCTAA
- the HNRNPA3 gene encoding heterogeneous nuclear ribonucleoprotein A3 isoform X3 encodes MAAIKEEREVEDYKRKGRRSSQQKYRRLNKGHEPKEPEQLRKLFIGGLSFETTDDSLREHFEKWGTLTDCVVMRDPQTKRSRGFGFVTYSCVEEVDAAMSARPHKVDGRVVEPKRAVSREDSVKPGAHLTVKKIFVGGIKEDTEEYNLREYFEKYGKIETIEVMEDRQSGKKRGFAFVTFDDHDTVDKIVVQKYHTINGHNCEVKKALSKQEMQTASSQRAKYFVGRGGGSGNFMGRGNFGGGGGNFGRGGNFGGRGGYGGGGGGGGSRGSFGGGDGYNGFGDGGNYGGGPGYGSRGGYGGGGGPGYGNPGGGYGGGGGGYDGYNEGGNFGGNYGGSGNYNDFGNYSGQQQSNYGPMKGGGSFGGRSSGSPYGGGYGSGSGSGGYGGRRF; translated from the exons GGCCACGAGCCAAAGGAGCCAGAGCAGTTGAGAAAGCTGTTCATTGGAGGTCTGAGCTTTGAAACAACAGATGACAGCTTGAGAGAGCACTTTGAAAAATGGGGCACACTCACGGACTGTGTG GTGATGAGAGACCCACAAACAAAACGTTCCAGAGGCTTCGGCTTTGTGACTTACTCTTGTGTGGAGGAGGTGGATGCTGCCATGAGTGCTCGACCACATAAGGTTGATGGCCGTGTGGTTGAACCAAAGAGAGCAGTTTCGAGGGAG GATTCTGTAAAGCCTGGGGCACATCTTacagtaaagaaaatatttgttggTGGAATTAAAGAAGATACAGAAGAATACAATTTAAGGGAGTACTTTGAGAAATACGGCAAGATCGAAACCATAGAAGTCATGGAGGACAGGCAAAGCGGAAAGAAAAGAGGCTTCGCTTTTGTAACTTTTGATGATCATGATACAGTTGATAAAATTGTTG TTCAGAAATATCATACTATAAATGGACATAACTGTGAAGTGAAAAAAGCACTCTCAAAACAAGAGATGCAGACTGCTAGCTCTCAGAGAG cCAAATATTTTGTAGGTCGTGGGGGTGGCTCAGGCAATTTCATGGGTCGTGGAAACTTCGGAGGTGGTGGAGGGAACTTTGGCCGAGGAGGAAACTTCGGTGGAAGAG GAGGCTAtgggggtggtggtggcggTGGTGGGAGCAGAGGAAGCTTTGGGGGTGGTGACGGATACAATGGATTTGGTGATG GTGGCAACTATGGAGGTGGTCCTGGCTATGGCAGCAGAGGAGGGTATGGTGGTGGAGGAGGACCAGGGTATGGAAACCCAGGTGGTGGATatggaggtggaggaggaggataCGATGGCTACAACGAGGGAGGAAATTTTGGAG gTAATTATGGTGGAAGTGGAAACTACAATGATTTTGGCAATTACAGTGGACAACAGCAGTCTAACTATGGTCCCATGAAAGGTGGTGGCAGCTTTGGTGGCAGAAGTTCAGGCAGTCCCTATGGTG GTGGTTATGGATCTGGAAGTGGAAGTGGGGGCTATGGTGGTAGAAGATTCTAA
- the HNRNPA3 gene encoding heterogeneous nuclear ribonucleoprotein A3 isoform X4, producing MAAIKEEREVEDYKRKGRRSSQKYRRLNKGHEPKEPEQLRKLFIGGLSFETTDDSLREHFEKWGTLTDCVVMRDPQTKRSRGFGFVTYSCVEEVDAAMSARPHKVDGRVVEPKRAVSREDSVKPGAHLTVKKIFVGGIKEDTEEYNLREYFEKYGKIETIEVMEDRQSGKKRGFAFVTFDDHDTVDKIVVQKYHTINGHNCEVKKALSKQEMQTASSQRAKYFVGRGGGSGNFMGRGNFGGGGGNFGRGGNFGGRGGYGGGGGGGGSRGSFGGGDGYNGFGDGGNYGGGPGYGSRGGYGGGGGPGYGNPGGGYGGGGGGYDGYNEGGNFGGNYGGSGNYNDFGNYSGQQQSNYGPMKGGGSFGGRSSGSPYGGGYGSGSGSGGYGGRRF from the exons GGCCACGAGCCAAAGGAGCCAGAGCAGTTGAGAAAGCTGTTCATTGGAGGTCTGAGCTTTGAAACAACAGATGACAGCTTGAGAGAGCACTTTGAAAAATGGGGCACACTCACGGACTGTGTG GTGATGAGAGACCCACAAACAAAACGTTCCAGAGGCTTCGGCTTTGTGACTTACTCTTGTGTGGAGGAGGTGGATGCTGCCATGAGTGCTCGACCACATAAGGTTGATGGCCGTGTGGTTGAACCAAAGAGAGCAGTTTCGAGGGAG GATTCTGTAAAGCCTGGGGCACATCTTacagtaaagaaaatatttgttggTGGAATTAAAGAAGATACAGAAGAATACAATTTAAGGGAGTACTTTGAGAAATACGGCAAGATCGAAACCATAGAAGTCATGGAGGACAGGCAAAGCGGAAAGAAAAGAGGCTTCGCTTTTGTAACTTTTGATGATCATGATACAGTTGATAAAATTGTTG TTCAGAAATATCATACTATAAATGGACATAACTGTGAAGTGAAAAAAGCACTCTCAAAACAAGAGATGCAGACTGCTAGCTCTCAGAGAG cCAAATATTTTGTAGGTCGTGGGGGTGGCTCAGGCAATTTCATGGGTCGTGGAAACTTCGGAGGTGGTGGAGGGAACTTTGGCCGAGGAGGAAACTTCGGTGGAAGAG GAGGCTAtgggggtggtggtggcggTGGTGGGAGCAGAGGAAGCTTTGGGGGTGGTGACGGATACAATGGATTTGGTGATG GTGGCAACTATGGAGGTGGTCCTGGCTATGGCAGCAGAGGAGGGTATGGTGGTGGAGGAGGACCAGGGTATGGAAACCCAGGTGGTGGATatggaggtggaggaggaggataCGATGGCTACAACGAGGGAGGAAATTTTGGAG gTAATTATGGTGGAAGTGGAAACTACAATGATTTTGGCAATTACAGTGGACAACAGCAGTCTAACTATGGTCCCATGAAAGGTGGTGGCAGCTTTGGTGGCAGAAGTTCAGGCAGTCCCTATGGTG GTGGTTATGGATCTGGAAGTGGAAGTGGGGGCTATGGTGGTAGAAGATTCTAA